A stretch of Coriobacteriia bacterium DNA encodes these proteins:
- a CDS encoding 50S ribosomal protein L4, translating into MAQIKITDSAGKSAGTIEVSDGIFAIEPNGACIHQVVRSQMAARRQGTHDTKTRGQVSGGGRKPFRQKGTGRARQGTTRAAQFRHGGVVFGPHPRSYAFRVNNKVVKLAMASVLSGKLAADELFVVDGFNFDKPSTKAAAKALEALGCKGRVTVVVNDEDVNSFLSFRNLEKVRVIGASESNTYDLLDNGSLVMTKDAVEYVQEVLS; encoded by the coding sequence ATGGCACAAATCAAGATCACTGACTCCGCTGGCAAGTCTGCGGGCACGATCGAGGTCTCCGATGGCATCTTCGCCATCGAGCCCAACGGCGCATGCATCCATCAGGTTGTTCGCAGCCAGATGGCAGCTCGTCGCCAGGGTACGCACGACACCAAGACGCGTGGTCAGGTTTCCGGCGGTGGCCGCAAGCCGTTCCGCCAGAAGGGCACCGGCCGTGCTCGCCAGGGCACGACGCGCGCCGCTCAGTTCCGTCATGGTGGCGTTGTCTTCGGTCCGCATCCCCGTTCCTATGCCTTCCGTGTGAACAACAAGGTCGTCAAGCTCGCCATGGCCTCCGTGCTTTCCGGCAAGCTCGCGGCAGACGAGCTCTTTGTCGTCGACGGCTTCAACTTCGACAAGCCCTCGACCAAGGCTGCTGCCAAGGCCCTCGAGGCCCTCGGTTGCAAGGGTCGCGTCACCGTCGTCGTCAACGATGAGGATGTCAACTCGTTCCTTTCCTTCCGTAACCTCGAGAAGGTTCGCGTCATCGGCGCTTCCGAGTCCAACACCTACGACCTGCTCGACAACGGGTCTCTGGTTATGACCAAGGACGCCGTCGAGTATGTTCAGGAGGTG